From Tachyglossus aculeatus isolate mTacAcu1 chromosome 12 unlocalized genomic scaffold, mTacAcu1.pri SUPER_6_unloc_1, whole genome shotgun sequence, the proteins below share one genomic window:
- the CCDC71L gene encoding coiled-coil domain-containing protein 71L has product MRRSMRRRRRRGGAASSSSSSCGPGASSSSSWSSSWRPGPREAEEKVVYSRSQLSLAGSTRALGDAFKLFMPRSTEFMSSDAELWSFLCSLKHQFSPRILRSKDVYGYASCRALVPEPAPPGAPGATAAAAARGRRKRRRRRRRRRGRRGEAPRAEAAPEAARFGGRSLEAIWRAATPRSPASFPSVRVGGDVWARRGLALARRRARRALRVDLDPVVRLRRFPVAAPSRDL; this is encoded by the coding sequence ATGAGGCGCAGcatgaggcggcggcggcggcgtgggGGGgcggcgtcgtcgtcgtcgtcgtcctgcgGGCCGGGGgcgtcctcctcgtcgtcgtggTCGTCGTCGTGGCGGCCGGGCCCGCGGGAGGCGGAGGAGAAGGTGGTGTACTCGCGCTCGCAGCTGTCGCTGGCCGGCAGCACCCGGGCGCTGGGCGACGCCTTCAAGCTGTTCATGCCGCGCAGCACGGAGTTCATGAGCTCGGACGCGGAGCTGTGGAGCTTCCTGTGCAGCCTGAAGCACCAGTTCTCCCCGCGCATCCTGCGCAGCAAGGACGTGTACGGCTACGCGTCCTGCCGGGCCCTGGTGCCGGAGCCGGCCCCgcccggggccccgggggcgacggcggcggcggcggcgagggggCGGCGAAAGcggcggaggaggcggcggcgaaggcggggccggaggggggagGCCCCCCGCGCCGAGGCGGCCCCGGAGGCGGCCCGGTTCGGCGGCCGCTCGCTGGAGGCCATCTGGAGGGCCGCCACCCCGCGCagccccgcctccttcccctcgGTGCGGGTGGGCGGCGACGTGTGGGCCCGCCGcggcctggccctggcccgccGCCGGGCCCGCCGGGCCCTCAGGGTCGACCTGGACCCCGTcgtccggctccgccgcttccccGTGGCCGCCCCGAGTCGTGACCTTTGA